The Parafrankia irregularis genome window below encodes:
- a CDS encoding carbohydrate-binding protein, translating into MKTKAYNAGDKVSYNGRTYLALYYTSGETPGSRAAGAWAEYATDAAGNVLWTATGVFKAGDVVLHDGIRWVAQYYSRGQVPGSSPNISWKVVVDNANPAPWIANSVYVAGDKVTYEGHTYQAQWYNAAQVPTNSKGAWKLVG; encoded by the coding sequence GTGAAGACGAAGGCGTACAACGCCGGGGACAAGGTCAGCTACAACGGCCGGACGTACCTGGCGCTCTACTACACCAGCGGCGAGACGCCCGGTTCGAGGGCCGCCGGCGCCTGGGCGGAGTACGCCACCGACGCGGCCGGCAACGTGCTGTGGACGGCGACCGGGGTCTTCAAGGCCGGCGACGTCGTTCTTCACGACGGCATCCGATGGGTCGCGCAGTACTACAGCCGCGGCCAGGTGCCCGGGTCCAGCCCGAACATCTCGTGGAAGGTGGTTGTCGACAACGCCAACCCCGCCCCCTGGATCGCCAACTCCGTCTACGTGGCCGGAGACAAGGTGACCTACGAGGGCCACACCTACCAGGCCCAGTGGTACAACGCGGCCCAGGTGCCCACGAACTCCAAGGGCGCCTGGAAGCTCGTCGGCTAG
- a CDS encoding GGDEF domain-containing protein: MFLAALAVIAVVAPEARAARAVHSGAALAAGLAAVAGGWTWWQARDDGHARAWRLLLGLAALTAVPGIVQIAVVAGSSPRMALAPPPLAGYLTTYGLALASLLSVPTRPVAADSGTHRDTCGGGRRWLTAVLDSVIVVGAFAVGAWSTVLEPALRAGTPHVASLSLILAVNLLVAVAVILLATFRRPIDGPRPVLLGGGLFALAISTCVGLASQLGDHGSTAPAQLLGFPFGWTLVLLALVVQAAHVQASVPGRANSVLMWGHAVFPYLPLVAVGAFLAGEALAGTRLGQVEVVAIISLLAITLVRQMITVVDNTTLLSRLRESQRDLQYLAFHDPLTGLANRALFLDRASWALERQARGDSPVGLLYCDLDGFKSINDRYGHAAGDALLRHVAERLCVATRACDTVARLGGDEFAVLLDGGGEDLARLADRVADAIHAPLALGGSFYSPEASFGLVLADSPALSTGSAPPAFQGTRSTERVDSLLEQADHAMYDAKRDHRRGMVTHRLVG, translated from the coding sequence GTGTTTCTGGCCGCTCTGGCAGTGATCGCCGTCGTGGCCCCCGAGGCGCGGGCGGCTCGTGCCGTCCACAGCGGCGCCGCGCTGGCCGCCGGTCTGGCTGCTGTGGCCGGGGGGTGGACATGGTGGCAGGCGAGGGATGACGGTCATGCCCGTGCATGGCGTCTCCTGCTCGGTCTGGCTGCTTTGACTGCGGTTCCCGGCATCGTGCAGATCGCCGTGGTCGCCGGGTCCAGTCCGCGGATGGCACTGGCGCCGCCGCCGCTGGCCGGCTATCTGACCACGTACGGACTCGCGCTCGCCAGCCTGTTGTCCGTTCCGACGCGACCGGTGGCGGCCGACAGCGGCACGCATCGAGACACCTGCGGTGGCGGCCGCCGTTGGCTCACGGCGGTGCTGGACAGCGTGATCGTGGTCGGGGCCTTTGCCGTCGGCGCCTGGTCGACCGTGCTGGAGCCGGCCCTGCGGGCCGGCACGCCGCACGTCGCGTCCCTGTCGCTCATACTCGCCGTGAACCTGCTCGTCGCGGTGGCGGTGATACTGCTGGCGACCTTTCGCCGCCCGATCGATGGCCCACGCCCCGTTCTCCTGGGCGGCGGACTCTTCGCCCTCGCGATCTCGACCTGCGTCGGCCTGGCCTCCCAGCTCGGCGACCACGGGTCAACGGCGCCCGCTCAGCTGCTCGGCTTCCCTTTCGGATGGACGCTGGTCCTCCTCGCCCTGGTAGTCCAGGCGGCGCACGTCCAGGCGTCTGTTCCCGGGCGGGCGAACTCCGTTCTGATGTGGGGCCACGCTGTCTTCCCTTATCTCCCGCTGGTGGCGGTGGGAGCGTTCCTCGCCGGCGAGGCGCTGGCAGGCACCAGGCTCGGCCAGGTGGAGGTCGTCGCCATCATCAGCCTGCTCGCGATCACCCTGGTCCGCCAGATGATCACCGTGGTTGACAACACCACGTTGCTCTCCCGGCTCCGCGAAAGCCAGCGCGACCTCCAGTACCTGGCGTTTCACGACCCACTGACCGGCCTCGCGAACCGCGCGCTGTTCCTCGACAGGGCCTCGTGGGCGCTCGAACGCCAGGCCCGTGGCGACTCCCCGGTGGGCCTGCTCTACTGCGACCTTGACGGTTTCAAGAGCATCAACGACCGATACGGGCACGCTGCCGGCGACGCCCTTCTACGGCATGTCGCTGAACGGCTGTGCGTCGCCACCCGGGCCTGCGACACCGTAGCCCGACTCGGCGGTGACGAGTTCGCGGTCCTGCTCGATGGAGGCGGCGAGGACCTGGCCAGGCTGGCTGACCGGGTCGCGGACGCCATCCATGCACCGCTCGCGCTAGGCGGCAGTTTCTACAGCCCTGAGGCAAGCTTCGGTCTTGTCCTCGCAGACAGCCCAGCCCTGAGTACCGGTTCCGCGCCACCCGCCTTCCAGGGAACCCGCAGCACCGAGCGGGTCGACTCCCTCCTCGAACAGGCCGACCATGCTATGTATGACGCAAAGCGGGACCATCGGCGCGGAATGGTCACCCACCGGCTGGTTGGCTGA
- a CDS encoding WD40 repeat domain-containing serine/threonine-protein kinase, producing MLAASQEMVSAERERIQAALPAYEVGEALGQGAYGLVFAARHRLLGRDVAIKHLLPLQGELPARPSEARVLASMNHPHIVKIHDYIEGVDEGGQLRLIVMELLEKETLHSRLRGQRSRGEFACAVGVAVAEALAYAHAQDVIHRDIKPHNILFDERNQVKVADFGIAKIIPASGGTVRGLTGTPIYMAPEQMFGGRLGPYTDVYALGVVMREMLTGSPPSATMPPPGQQQPDPDPAAALTQPAGAARSVPDVVRRALAQDPAARPSAVEFARDLAAAAAHTYGPDWISSSGVRLHLDPEVRRSAVPRHPTSGWRARPLAAVAALLVAVLVVVVGLSSWLVTALSDARKERAGRQAAVVGGLLAHADRLVDSDPELAIRLALAANSVVDNDETRAALQRTLTSTGYRGSIEHKGVLRAVAFSPQSERIAFGGDNGEVIVEGLPWGRPGGDPITLSHGARVNAIAFADSRTLVTAGEDGRVLLWNVESAGGKPTELLGHDRNPVRAIAFAEDKRTLATADAAGRVLLRDILRPDSRPTELLGHRGSVNAVAFGKGRTLATGGEDGVLLWDLSIPDSQPTILPGHEKPVSAVAFSAGGDSLATADRGGTTRVWKTAGSGQPGAPVVLAPRNTEYSGPITGLAFAPDGRLITVNEGDWVDVRDAANPNWILSSFTYDHGASALAAAVAPDGKTLAVAGEHGGVLLWSLAPDGQPHILGGLIPGLYAADMTFAPDGTTLFAAVQNTIRVLNVADPTSPQNIGETIPLNGFGTALETTVAGCGAGATFTCRLAVSSDTGRFAIFDITDRGNSELFVDQSAHPGKAIHDMQFSDDGKLLVTGAQDGQVALWNVTNPRQPVQVGGIPTAHKGAVRDVEFGRAGQGLLATAGDDNAVRLWDVNDPAKPQELSELRSPPLGPVNDVTFSMDGKTLFAGGDDGNVWIWNIESGGKTATLMGRLDRETRSPVYDLTFLGEDILIVAGEGQAVSFWDVRDRRRPRQLGPDVAGHFGAVVDTNVARDKALMATAGADGTIRLWGTESLRTAVPDDVAATACSRVGGGPGRDDWALYIPNLPYRETCRS from the coding sequence ATGCTTGCTGCCTCGCAAGAAATGGTGAGTGCTGAGCGTGAGCGGATACAGGCGGCGCTGCCGGCCTATGAAGTGGGCGAGGCCTTAGGTCAGGGCGCGTACGGGCTGGTTTTTGCCGCGAGGCATCGCCTGTTGGGCCGCGATGTCGCGATCAAGCATCTGCTGCCTTTGCAGGGTGAGCTACCGGCCCGCCCCTCGGAGGCACGGGTGCTCGCCAGCATGAACCACCCGCACATCGTGAAGATCCATGACTACATCGAGGGCGTGGACGAAGGCGGGCAGCTGCGCCTGATTGTCATGGAGCTGCTGGAGAAGGAAACCCTTCATTCCCGCCTGAGGGGTCAGCGCAGCCGGGGGGAATTCGCCTGCGCTGTGGGCGTCGCCGTCGCCGAGGCGCTGGCGTACGCGCATGCGCAGGATGTGATCCACCGCGATATCAAGCCGCACAACATCCTCTTCGACGAGCGTAACCAGGTAAAGGTCGCTGATTTCGGCATCGCGAAGATCATCCCCGCGTCGGGGGGCACCGTGCGGGGACTCACGGGTACTCCGATCTACATGGCGCCGGAGCAGATGTTCGGCGGCAGACTCGGGCCCTACACCGACGTCTACGCGCTCGGTGTCGTCATGCGCGAGATGCTCACGGGATCGCCGCCCTCTGCGACCATGCCGCCACCTGGCCAGCAGCAACCCGACCCCGACCCCGCCGCGGCGCTGACGCAACCTGCCGGGGCCGCCAGATCCGTGCCGGACGTAGTCAGGCGTGCCCTTGCTCAGGACCCGGCCGCGCGTCCCTCCGCGGTTGAGTTCGCGCGAGATCTTGCTGCCGCCGCTGCGCATACCTATGGCCCGGACTGGATCTCCAGTTCCGGTGTACGACTGCATCTTGATCCCGAGGTTCGGCGGAGTGCGGTGCCGAGGCATCCGACCTCCGGGTGGCGGGCGAGGCCGCTCGCGGCGGTGGCTGCGCTGCTCGTGGCGGTGTTGGTCGTCGTGGTCGGGCTCAGCTCCTGGCTGGTGACAGCGCTGTCGGACGCGCGGAAGGAACGCGCAGGCAGGCAGGCGGCGGTGGTGGGCGGACTGTTGGCCCATGCCGACCGCCTGGTGGACTCCGACCCGGAGCTGGCCATCCGGCTCGCACTGGCCGCGAACAGTGTCGTGGACAATGACGAAACGCGGGCCGCCCTGCAGAGAACGTTGACCAGTACCGGGTATCGGGGCTCCATCGAGCACAAGGGCGTGCTGCGCGCCGTGGCGTTCTCTCCGCAAAGCGAGCGGATCGCCTTCGGCGGCGACAACGGAGAGGTCATCGTCGAGGGCCTGCCGTGGGGCCGGCCCGGCGGAGATCCGATAACACTCTCACACGGAGCCCGGGTCAACGCGATCGCCTTCGCGGACAGCAGGACCCTGGTGACCGCCGGCGAGGACGGACGAGTTCTTCTCTGGAACGTCGAAAGCGCCGGCGGCAAGCCAACCGAGCTTCTCGGCCATGACAGGAATCCGGTCAGGGCGATCGCTTTCGCGGAAGACAAGCGGACCCTCGCGACCGCCGATGCCGCCGGGCGGGTGCTCCTTCGGGACATCCTGCGCCCCGACAGCCGGCCGACCGAGCTTCTCGGCCATCGAGGGTCGGTCAACGCGGTCGCCTTCGGAAAGGGCAGGACTCTCGCCACCGGCGGCGAGGACGGGGTGCTCCTCTGGGACCTCTCCATCCCTGACAGCCAGCCGACAATCCTTCCCGGCCATGAAAAACCGGTAAGCGCCGTCGCGTTCTCGGCAGGCGGCGACAGCCTCGCGACGGCGGACCGCGGTGGCACCACCAGGGTCTGGAAAACCGCTGGCAGCGGTCAGCCCGGCGCACCCGTCGTGCTGGCGCCGCGCAACACCGAGTACTCGGGCCCGATCACCGGCCTCGCCTTTGCGCCTGACGGTCGGCTGATCACCGTCAATGAGGGAGACTGGGTTGACGTGCGGGACGCCGCCAACCCGAACTGGATCCTTTCCTCGTTCACATACGACCACGGTGCCTCGGCGCTTGCCGCCGCCGTCGCCCCGGATGGGAAGACACTGGCTGTTGCCGGCGAGCACGGCGGTGTCCTGCTGTGGAGCCTGGCTCCGGACGGCCAGCCGCACATCCTCGGCGGGCTCATTCCCGGCCTGTATGCGGCCGACATGACTTTCGCTCCCGACGGCACCACTCTGTTCGCCGCCGTGCAGAACACCATCAGGGTTCTGAACGTCGCGGATCCGACCAGCCCGCAGAACATCGGCGAAACCATTCCGCTGAACGGATTCGGGACGGCGCTGGAGACGACAGTCGCCGGTTGTGGCGCGGGTGCCACCTTCACCTGCCGGCTGGCCGTATCCAGCGACACCGGACGCTTCGCGATCTTCGATATCACCGACCGTGGGAACTCCGAGCTCTTCGTGGATCAGTCTGCTCACCCGGGTAAAGCCATACATGACATGCAGTTCAGCGACGACGGGAAGCTCCTCGTCACCGGCGCCCAGGACGGCCAGGTGGCTCTCTGGAACGTGACCAACCCGCGTCAGCCGGTCCAGGTCGGCGGCATCCCCACCGCTCACAAGGGGGCAGTGCGCGACGTGGAGTTCGGTCGCGCTGGCCAAGGTCTTCTCGCCACCGCCGGTGACGACAACGCGGTCAGGCTCTGGGACGTCAACGACCCGGCGAAGCCACAGGAACTGTCCGAACTGCGCAGCCCCCCGCTGGGACCGGTAAACGACGTCACCTTCAGCATGGACGGGAAGACACTGTTCGCCGGCGGCGACGACGGAAATGTCTGGATCTGGAATATCGAGAGTGGCGGTAAAACTGCCACACTCATGGGCCGCCTCGACAGGGAAACCCGCAGCCCGGTCTACGACCTGACATTTCTCGGCGAGGACATCCTCATCGTCGCGGGTGAGGGTCAGGCGGTCAGCTTCTGGGATGTCCGGGACCGGCGCCGGCCGCGTCAGCTCGGGCCGGACGTCGCTGGCCATTTCGGCGCTGTCGTCGACACGAACGTGGCCCGCGACAAGGCTCTGATGGCGACCGCGGGCGCAGACGGGACCATTCGCCTCTGGGGCACCGAGTCGCTGCGGACGGCGGTGCCGGACGACGTCGCGGCCACGGCCTGCAGCCGGGTCGGCGGCGGACCCGGCAGGGACGACTGGGCGCTGTATATCCCCAACCTGCCCTACCGGGAGACCTGCAGGTCATGA
- a CDS encoding alpha/beta hydrolase produces the protein MARTSVTFDSAGIEIAAHLYVPDHPTDGATLPALVVGHPGTGVKEQTSGTYARLMADRGFVALAFDAAYQGESGGLPRGLEDPAQRVEDFKAAVSYLTTRPEVDADRIGLLGVCASGGYSLAATGDDHRVRAVATVCTAEPARQFRYGADGTQDPAVFQSLLDAAAQARTAAARGEDPGVMTMFPETAEQAGALGGQHGVEGWEYYCGPRGYHERSAKFLAWESIDRMASSDVFHAVPLIGPRPILQILGEHAVTAWMGLEAHRRATGPAEIHWIRGASHVDLYDKREYIDLAVDRLADYFTTNLNK, from the coding sequence ATGGCCAGGACCAGCGTCACGTTCGACAGTGCCGGCATCGAGATCGCCGCGCACCTCTACGTTCCAGACCACCCGACTGACGGCGCCACGCTTCCGGCGCTGGTGGTCGGTCACCCCGGTACCGGGGTGAAGGAGCAGACGTCCGGTACCTACGCGCGGCTGATGGCCGATCGGGGGTTTGTGGCCCTGGCCTTCGACGCCGCCTACCAGGGTGAGTCCGGTGGTCTGCCGCGTGGTCTGGAGGACCCCGCCCAGCGAGTCGAGGACTTCAAGGCCGCCGTCTCCTACCTCACGACCCGGCCCGAGGTCGACGCCGACCGGATCGGCCTGCTGGGCGTGTGCGCCTCCGGCGGATACTCGCTCGCCGCCACCGGTGACGACCACCGGGTCAGGGCCGTGGCGACCGTGTGCACCGCCGAACCCGCGCGCCAGTTCCGCTACGGCGCCGACGGCACCCAGGACCCGGCCGTCTTCCAGTCCCTGCTGGACGCCGCCGCCCAGGCCCGCACGGCCGCCGCCCGCGGCGAGGACCCCGGTGTGATGACCATGTTCCCCGAGACCGCCGAACAGGCCGGTGCTCTCGGCGGCCAGCACGGCGTCGAAGGCTGGGAGTACTACTGCGGCCCCCGTGGCTACCACGAACGCTCGGCGAAGTTCCTCGCCTGGGAGAGCATCGACAGGATGGCGTCCAGCGACGTCTTCCACGCCGTCCCGCTGATCGGCCCCCGCCCGATCCTGCAGATCCTCGGCGAGCACGCCGTCACCGCCTGGATGGGACTGGAAGCCCACCGGCGTGCCACCGGCCCCGCGGAGATCCACTGGATCAGGGGTGCCAGCCACGTCGACCTCTACGACAAGCGCGAGTACATCGACCTCGCCGTCGACAGGCTCGCCGACTACTTCACCACCAATCTGAACAAATGA